The Mercenaria mercenaria strain notata chromosome 8, MADL_Memer_1, whole genome shotgun sequence genome has a segment encoding these proteins:
- the LOC123566299 gene encoding uncharacterized protein LOC123566299: protein MACRKNKMKYYKFNDFWDTLRKDLDAIEQKAKEDEEEKKSRRKGSQRVRWTEDMEIACHKKRIIRERKLANAELKMTAKALLAIRREALRLLLEEESKMYEEEMRALEITF from the exons ATGGCGTGCAGgaagaacaaaatgaaata CTATAAGTTCAATGACTTTTGGGATACTTTGAGGAAAGACCTTGATGCTATTGAGCAGAAAGCAAAAGAAGACGAGGAGGAAAAGAAATC GAGAAGGAAAGGAAGTCAGCGAGTACGTTGGACTGAAGACATGGAGATAGCGTGTCACAAGAAACGTATCATTAGGGAAAGAAAATTGGCCAATGCTGAACTGAAAATGACTGCCAAAGCTCTTCTAGCT ATCAGGCGAGAAGCACTTAGACTGTTGTTGGAAGAAGAATCTAAGATGTATGAGGAAGAAATGAGAGCTCTTGAA